Proteins co-encoded in one Kutzneria chonburiensis genomic window:
- a CDS encoding alpha-L-fucosidase translates to MSSSPENSLSRRQFTALAAGGLAATALPTALAGPAAAAGRPERYQPTWPSVDGHPPAPEWFQDAKFGIYWHWGAFTTPEFGSEWYGRNMYSPGSAENAHHKAIYGDPRVWGYDRFIDGGADLAGNHVQFAPELVSQGGQFDPEDWARTIKASGARFAGPVAEHHDGYSMWDSKVNEWNSVDRGPGLNLLDLFAEAVRGQGLKLLVAMHHAFNYNGFYDFAPPQSDPSLRKLYGQLPRADEDQLWLAKLKEVVDRARPDVLWQDFSLDAPGYCFNSGPCAVGEQQRLEFLAYYYNRAQEWGREVVATYKVFDHGFTTAGEVADYERGGPADIVTPYWLTDDAISSSSWSYTQGIGYYSSTQMIHGLIDRVSKGGTMLLNISPTLEGTIPAEQRAVLADFGAYLGRVGESIYSTRSWDVYGEGPTKMGGGSFVAPKVGTATDFRFTRDKARRVLYATVLAWPGATADVTTLSSRRIDLSTLKCVELLGTQGSLTYTQDHRALHVTLPPAKPFESQAYVLKLTFAGQIPVLGPESGATAFADRNYRGASAALSVGGYSSAQLQAKGLAPKSISALWPADGYLALGYPGDNFTGTPSTFVSATPDLRGFDNAIVSMRVSFDPARWFRIVNVTNGLAMDGGGSVPAGSKLKIWTPDDSTNLQFAAADTGDGFFLLTNRTNGLVVDGAGATAEGANPVQTAYTGAASQQWSITDTGNNLYVIANRATGLVLDGGGSVPSGSPLKQWPDDGSPNLRWQFFVV, encoded by the coding sequence ATGAGCTCGTCCCCCGAGAACTCCCTGTCCCGCCGGCAGTTCACCGCGCTCGCGGCCGGCGGCCTCGCGGCGACGGCACTGCCGACCGCGCTCGCCGGCCCGGCTGCGGCGGCCGGCCGACCCGAGCGGTACCAGCCGACCTGGCCTTCGGTCGACGGGCATCCGCCCGCCCCGGAATGGTTCCAGGACGCCAAGTTCGGCATCTACTGGCACTGGGGCGCCTTCACCACGCCGGAGTTCGGCAGCGAGTGGTACGGCCGGAACATGTACAGCCCGGGCAGCGCCGAGAACGCCCACCACAAGGCCATCTACGGCGACCCCAGGGTGTGGGGCTACGACCGGTTCATCGACGGCGGCGCCGACCTGGCCGGCAACCACGTCCAGTTCGCACCGGAACTGGTTTCCCAGGGCGGACAGTTCGATCCCGAGGACTGGGCCAGGACGATCAAGGCGTCCGGCGCCAGGTTCGCCGGCCCGGTGGCCGAGCACCATGACGGCTACTCGATGTGGGACAGCAAGGTCAACGAGTGGAACTCCGTCGACCGCGGGCCAGGGCTCAACCTGCTCGACCTGTTCGCCGAGGCCGTGCGCGGGCAGGGCCTCAAGCTGCTCGTCGCCATGCACCACGCGTTCAACTACAACGGCTTCTACGACTTCGCCCCGCCGCAGAGCGACCCGAGCCTGCGCAAGCTGTACGGCCAGCTGCCGCGGGCCGACGAGGACCAGCTGTGGCTGGCCAAGCTCAAGGAGGTGGTGGACCGGGCCCGGCCGGACGTGCTCTGGCAGGACTTCTCCCTCGACGCCCCCGGCTACTGTTTCAACAGCGGTCCCTGCGCGGTCGGCGAGCAGCAGCGCCTCGAGTTCCTGGCGTACTACTACAACCGGGCGCAGGAGTGGGGCCGGGAGGTCGTCGCGACGTACAAGGTGTTCGATCACGGCTTCACCACCGCCGGCGAGGTCGCCGACTACGAGCGCGGCGGGCCGGCCGACATCGTCACGCCGTACTGGCTGACCGACGACGCGATCAGCAGCAGCAGTTGGAGCTACACCCAGGGCATCGGCTACTACTCCAGCACGCAGATGATCCACGGGCTGATCGACCGGGTCAGCAAGGGCGGCACCATGCTGCTCAACATCTCCCCCACGCTGGAGGGCACGATCCCGGCCGAGCAGCGGGCCGTGCTCGCCGACTTCGGCGCCTACCTCGGCCGGGTCGGCGAGTCGATCTACAGCACCCGCAGCTGGGACGTGTACGGCGAGGGCCCGACCAAGATGGGCGGCGGCTCGTTCGTCGCGCCGAAGGTCGGCACCGCCACGGACTTCCGGTTCACCCGTGACAAGGCCCGCCGCGTGCTCTACGCGACCGTGCTGGCCTGGCCCGGGGCGACGGCCGACGTCACCACGTTGTCCAGCAGGCGAATCGACCTGAGCACGCTGAAGTGCGTCGAACTACTCGGCACGCAAGGCTCGTTGACCTACACCCAGGACCACCGGGCACTGCACGTCACGCTGCCGCCGGCGAAGCCGTTCGAGTCGCAGGCGTACGTGCTGAAACTGACCTTCGCGGGCCAGATTCCGGTGCTGGGACCCGAGTCCGGCGCGACCGCGTTCGCCGACCGGAACTACCGGGGCGCAAGCGCCGCGCTGTCGGTGGGCGGCTACTCCTCGGCCCAGCTCCAGGCGAAGGGCTTGGCCCCCAAGAGCATTTCCGCGCTCTGGCCGGCGGATGGCTACCTGGCGCTCGGCTACCCCGGCGACAACTTCACCGGCACGCCCTCGACGTTCGTCTCGGCCACCCCGGACCTGCGTGGCTTCGACAACGCCATCGTGTCGATGCGGGTGAGCTTCGATCCCGCCCGGTGGTTCCGGATCGTCAACGTCACCAACGGGCTCGCCATGGACGGCGGCGGCTCGGTCCCGGCCGGCAGCAAGCTGAAGATCTGGACCCCGGACGACAGCACCAACCTCCAGTTCGCCGCCGCCGACACCGGTGACGGCTTCTTCCTGCTGACCAACCGCACCAACGGTCTCGTCGTCGACGGGGCCGGCGCGACCGCCGAGGGAGCCAATCCCGTCCAGACGGCGTACACCGGCGCCGCGAGCCAGCAGTGGTCCATCACCGACACCGGGAACAACCTCTACGTGATCGCCAACCGGGCGACCGGTCTTGTCCTGGACGGAGGCGGCAGCGTGCCATCGGGGTCGCCGTTGAAGCAATGGCCCGACGACGGCAGCCCTAACCTCCGCTGGCAGTTCTTCGTCGTCTGA
- a CDS encoding lectin, which translates to MIRAGWRSHLTTVLLIAAFAVPGVPANAAVIDPAALVDTFVGTTGDGHDFPGADTPFGMMQWSPDTSSRPKGGGYEYNDSTIRGFSLTHVAGPGCVAADDVPFLPTTGTISNPGSATASFTHAKESASPGYYSVGLGSGVTAELTTATRSGIGRFTYPAGTPANMIIKVGDNPSPVSASSVTVVGNDTITGSVTGVGFCEANNPFTLYFSATFDHPFTASGSYNGGEYVTFDTSAGSVVQARVGISYVSAANARSNVDLEIPGWGFDTTRASAYQAWNARLGRIKIAGGTSGQQHVFYTALYHSLLHPNVFSDVNGQYLGFDNAVHTTAAGHSHYANYSGWDIYRTQAQLSALIAPDAASDMAQSMVDDYRQGGTLPKWAMNNAETYIMVGDPADAVLADYYAFGARDFDTSGALAAMVHQATATNNARPGGAYLDSFGYLPTDSPYGCCHYYAGVSSQLEYDTADFALSAYAAALGDTADAAKFRDRAQNWRNIFNPSSGYLQPRHSNGRWMTGFLAAPISGGTNSNDFAEGDSLIYTGMVPFNIAGLAAAKGGNAAMAKYLDGVLSGYTGLLSLAGLQSNMGNEPSFELPWEYDYIGQPYRTQQVVRQIQDQLWTDTPGGLAGNDDLGAMSAWYVWSALGLYPETPGTADLALGSPLFTSAAITLPGGHTLTINAPQAADNAPYVQSLALNGSAWNNAYLPASVISAGGTLDHTLGTSANTSWASAPSAAPPSYDGTATPFPAEPIGAVTSSLAGNCIDVANASNANGTAVQLYPCNGSNAQTWTVVPDGTVQALTKCLDVTKGGTANGTQVQLYVCNGTASQQWQSTSDGQLVNPQSGRCLTDPGNSTTAKTRLEIDDCQRATGQLWGLPH; encoded by the coding sequence ATGATCAGGGCCGGCTGGCGCAGTCACCTCACCACAGTGCTGTTGATCGCGGCGTTCGCCGTGCCGGGGGTGCCGGCGAACGCCGCGGTCATCGATCCGGCGGCGCTGGTCGACACGTTCGTCGGCACCACCGGCGACGGGCACGACTTCCCCGGCGCGGACACGCCGTTCGGCATGATGCAGTGGAGTCCGGACACGTCGTCGCGGCCGAAGGGCGGCGGCTACGAGTACAACGACTCGACCATCCGGGGCTTCAGCCTGACCCACGTCGCCGGCCCCGGCTGCGTCGCCGCCGACGACGTGCCGTTCCTGCCGACCACCGGGACGATCAGCAACCCCGGCTCGGCCACGGCGTCCTTCACGCACGCCAAGGAGAGCGCCTCCCCCGGCTACTACTCCGTCGGCCTCGGCTCCGGCGTCACCGCGGAACTGACCACCGCCACCCGGTCCGGCATCGGCCGTTTCACCTACCCGGCCGGCACCCCGGCCAACATGATCATCAAGGTGGGCGACAACCCGAGCCCGGTCTCGGCCAGCAGCGTCACCGTGGTGGGCAACGACACGATCACCGGCTCGGTCACCGGCGTGGGCTTCTGCGAGGCGAACAACCCGTTCACGCTGTACTTCAGCGCGACCTTCGACCACCCGTTCACCGCGTCCGGCAGCTACAACGGCGGCGAGTACGTCACCTTCGACACCTCCGCCGGCTCCGTCGTGCAGGCCCGCGTCGGCATCTCGTACGTCTCCGCGGCCAACGCCAGGTCCAATGTGGACTTGGAGATTCCGGGCTGGGGCTTCGACACCACGCGGGCGTCGGCGTACCAGGCGTGGAACGCACGGCTGGGCCGGATCAAGATCGCCGGCGGCACTTCGGGACAGCAGCACGTCTTCTACACGGCGCTGTACCACTCGCTGTTGCACCCCAATGTGTTCAGCGACGTCAACGGCCAGTACCTCGGCTTCGACAACGCCGTGCACACGACGGCCGCCGGCCACTCCCACTACGCCAACTACTCCGGCTGGGACATCTACCGCACCCAGGCCCAGCTGTCGGCACTCATAGCACCCGATGCCGCCAGTGACATGGCGCAGTCGATGGTCGACGACTACCGGCAGGGCGGCACGCTGCCCAAGTGGGCCATGAACAACGCCGAGACCTACATCATGGTCGGCGACCCGGCCGACGCCGTGCTGGCCGACTACTACGCCTTCGGTGCCCGCGACTTCGACACGTCCGGCGCGCTGGCCGCGATGGTGCACCAGGCGACGGCCACGAACAACGCCCGTCCCGGCGGTGCGTACCTGGACAGCTTCGGCTATCTGCCCACCGACAGTCCCTACGGCTGCTGCCACTACTACGCCGGCGTCTCCTCGCAACTGGAGTACGACACCGCCGACTTCGCGCTGTCCGCCTACGCCGCCGCGCTCGGCGACACCGCCGACGCCGCCAAGTTCCGTGACCGCGCCCAGAACTGGCGCAACATCTTCAACCCCAGCAGCGGCTACCTCCAGCCCCGGCACTCCAACGGCCGCTGGATGACCGGCTTCCTGGCCGCGCCGATCAGCGGCGGCACCAACAGCAACGACTTCGCCGAAGGCGACTCGCTCATCTACACCGGCATGGTGCCGTTCAACATCGCCGGGCTCGCCGCCGCCAAGGGCGGGAACGCGGCGATGGCCAAGTACCTCGACGGCGTGCTCAGCGGCTACACCGGGCTGCTCAGCCTGGCCGGCCTCCAGTCCAACATGGGCAACGAGCCCAGCTTCGAACTGCCATGGGAGTACGACTACATCGGGCAGCCCTACCGCACCCAGCAGGTGGTGCGGCAGATCCAGGACCAGCTCTGGACCGACACCCCCGGCGGCCTGGCCGGCAACGACGACCTCGGCGCGATGAGCGCCTGGTACGTGTGGTCGGCGCTGGGCCTGTACCCCGAGACGCCCGGCACCGCCGACCTGGCGCTGGGCAGCCCGCTGTTCACGTCGGCCGCGATCACCCTGCCCGGCGGCCACACGCTGACGATCAACGCCCCACAGGCCGCGGACAACGCCCCGTACGTGCAATCGCTGGCGTTGAACGGTTCTGCCTGGAACAACGCGTACCTGCCGGCGTCGGTGATCTCCGCCGGCGGCACGCTCGACCACACGCTGGGCACGTCGGCCAACACCTCGTGGGCATCGGCGCCGTCGGCCGCGCCGCCGTCCTACGATGGCACGGCGACGCCTTTCCCAGCCGAACCCATCGGTGCCGTCACGTCATCGCTGGCCGGCAACTGCATCGACGTCGCGAATGCCAGCAATGCCAACGGAACCGCGGTCCAGCTCTACCCGTGCAACGGCAGCAACGCCCAGACCTGGACCGTGGTGCCGGACGGCACGGTGCAGGCGCTCACCAAGTGCCTCGACGTCACCAAGGGCGGCACCGCGAACGGCACGCAGGTGCAGCTCTACGTCTGCAACGGCACGGCATCGCAGCAATGGCAGTCCACATCGGACGGGCAGCTGGTCAACCCCCAATCGGGTCGTTGCCTCACCGACCCGGGCAACAGCACCACCGCCAAGACACGGCTGGAGATCGACGACTGCCAGCGGGCCACCGGGCAGCTGTGGGGGCTACCGCACTGA
- a CDS encoding glycoside hydrolase family 38 C-terminal domain-containing protein, with protein sequence MRIIEVRDTDLFVGPAAAPRQVVRVTLAGPRSAPLLVRLAGPVIRTPSPTMVPAGDSEVVVEVGVVFAAPTSPGVAYPATVLVEQDGVVLSTMDTMVTAAETGWTMWMVSHFHYDPVWWNTQAGFTDTWLDLPGAQEKRMPFQLSAFDLVRAHLDAAREDEDYRFVLAEVDYLKPHRDAFPADRGDLRRFIRDGRIELVGGNYNEANTNLTHPESTIRNAVLGVGYQRDVLGGDPRSAWMLDVFGHDPAYPGLMADAGLDSSVWARGPWHHVGAKRHTGDITRMQFPSEFEWIAPSGRGLLTAYLADHYVAGWDIERKSSVDEAMAEAYRQFSLLRKVAATRNVLLPVGHDHNVPSRFCTQIHREWNARYVWPRFVVGLPREFFAAVRADAVARSIVFSPQTRDMNPVYTGKDVSYIDTKQAQRAAEVSVLDGERVATFAWLLGARHPVEALDKAWRQLVYGAHHDAITGTESDQVYLDLLTGWREADELGREALAGGLDYLASRVDTSGPGVAVLAVNTLSFARNAIVTVTLRDLPDGVEIVDPKGKTVPAVTDGVVRRPDGTLAEVTVSFLAEQLPACGYRVYRAVDASTVPPTWTAEACRPIENDAFLVEADPARGGALSRVRDRRSDRELVRDGGLAAELVLQAEHTQHPVWEEGPWHLLPAGPGRGSGETSAEVRVETSPLGERLVSILTLGGLRITQHTVLWRGLSRVDIRTIVDGSIGQDHLLRARFAFDLPGTLPVAEVGFAAVGRSFGFPDVDAAEHLWTLDSPAHTWAGLSSPVRLRLQDRQDHCIGVAEVVAAEGERLVRELLAALVAKGVTATRTLPAGPRYGSLDVDSNLPDVRIVVGGNAFADEVLDSAGDPYRQALDQHGRVFVPPLRPRSEVWKPDADLRGPRDLPVLIVTDLEALLGDLDDACVEVPGGLAATPDPAVNHSVAVVNRGTPGFVVAPDGTLHVSLMRSCSGWPCGVWIDGERRTAPDGSSFAWQHWSHTFDLSLVSGAGDWRRAGFTRAGQDVNHPVHARPVPSAPGDLPAELSLITVSPPEVLLTAAKPAPEDGVTVRVYESTGTPVTATVGLHGGVSAACRTDVLEERNTGPLTVHSGLVQVELTAADVATLRLTPSSQRTGSEVELARTQEPVQPVFTRYWRHNAGPAPLGNLPTSVHIDPRLHLDPGGTAEVRVTVSCSGRPASGVVELVIPDGLVAEPPARLDYDLKPDEFAEFTVAVRATAPGRRLLAARIRDDLGQVLEDTCEVVVGELLVDFVTVRLGADVLELAPGQTVELPVLVENQAQSEIRAEATLISPYGTWSDDVRIEPRTQPLTIAAGGTASISFQATASSTARIGSHWWALVRVVSHGRVWYTPAVAVSVR encoded by the coding sequence GTGCGGATCATCGAGGTACGGGACACGGATCTGTTCGTCGGACCGGCGGCGGCGCCGCGTCAGGTGGTGCGGGTGACCCTCGCCGGCCCACGCTCGGCGCCGTTGCTGGTCCGGTTGGCCGGCCCGGTGATCCGCACGCCGTCGCCGACCATGGTGCCGGCCGGCGACAGTGAGGTTGTGGTGGAGGTCGGTGTGGTGTTCGCCGCGCCGACCTCTCCCGGCGTGGCCTATCCGGCGACGGTGCTGGTCGAGCAAGACGGTGTTGTGCTGTCCACTATGGACACAATGGTCACGGCCGCGGAGACCGGCTGGACCATGTGGATGGTCTCGCACTTCCACTACGACCCGGTGTGGTGGAACACCCAGGCCGGTTTCACCGACACCTGGCTGGACCTGCCCGGTGCGCAGGAGAAGCGGATGCCGTTCCAGCTGTCCGCGTTCGACCTGGTGCGGGCCCATCTCGACGCGGCCCGCGAGGACGAGGACTACCGGTTCGTGCTGGCCGAGGTCGACTACCTCAAGCCGCACCGGGACGCGTTCCCGGCCGACCGCGGCGATCTGCGCCGGTTCATCCGGGACGGGCGGATCGAGCTGGTCGGCGGCAACTACAACGAGGCCAACACCAACCTGACCCACCCGGAGTCGACCATCCGCAACGCCGTGCTCGGCGTCGGCTACCAGCGTGACGTGCTCGGCGGCGATCCCCGTTCGGCGTGGATGCTGGACGTGTTCGGGCACGATCCGGCGTATCCGGGCCTGATGGCCGACGCCGGCCTGGACTCGAGCGTGTGGGCGCGCGGCCCGTGGCACCATGTCGGCGCGAAGCGGCACACCGGCGACATCACGCGGATGCAGTTCCCGTCGGAGTTCGAGTGGATCGCGCCGAGCGGGCGGGGCCTGCTCACCGCCTACCTGGCCGATCACTACGTGGCCGGCTGGGACATCGAGCGGAAGTCCAGTGTGGACGAAGCGATGGCCGAGGCGTACCGGCAGTTCAGCTTGCTGCGGAAGGTGGCGGCGACCCGCAACGTGCTGCTGCCGGTCGGCCACGACCACAACGTGCCGTCCCGGTTCTGCACGCAGATCCACCGGGAGTGGAACGCCCGCTATGTGTGGCCTCGGTTCGTGGTCGGCCTGCCGCGCGAGTTCTTCGCCGCCGTGCGGGCCGATGCCGTTGCGCGGTCGATCGTGTTCTCGCCGCAGACCCGGGACATGAATCCGGTCTACACCGGCAAGGACGTCTCCTACATCGACACCAAGCAGGCGCAGCGGGCCGCTGAGGTGTCCGTTCTGGACGGTGAGCGGGTGGCCACGTTCGCCTGGCTGCTCGGAGCCCGTCATCCCGTCGAGGCGTTGGACAAGGCCTGGCGGCAGCTGGTGTACGGCGCGCACCACGACGCGATCACCGGCACCGAGTCGGATCAGGTCTACCTCGATCTGCTCACGGGCTGGCGGGAGGCCGACGAGCTGGGTCGCGAGGCTTTGGCCGGTGGTCTCGACTACTTGGCGTCGCGGGTGGACACGTCCGGGCCGGGGGTGGCTGTGCTGGCGGTGAACACCCTGTCCTTCGCCCGGAACGCCATCGTCACGGTGACCTTGCGTGATCTGCCTGACGGTGTCGAAATCGTTGACCCGAAAGGGAAAACTGTGCCCGCCGTGACTGACGGCGTGGTGCGTCGGCCGGATGGGACGCTGGCCGAGGTCACGGTGTCCTTCCTCGCCGAGCAACTGCCGGCGTGCGGATACCGCGTGTACCGGGCCGTGGACGCCTCAACCGTGCCGCCCACCTGGACTGCCGAAGCGTGTCGGCCGATCGAGAACGACGCCTTCCTGGTCGAGGCCGATCCGGCCCGGGGCGGTGCCCTGTCTCGCGTACGTGATCGGCGCAGCGACCGCGAGCTCGTGCGAGACGGTGGTCTGGCCGCGGAACTGGTGCTCCAGGCCGAACACACACAGCACCCGGTGTGGGAAGAGGGGCCATGGCACCTGCTGCCGGCCGGCCCTGGTCGGGGCAGCGGCGAGACTTCGGCCGAGGTTCGCGTGGAGACAAGTCCGCTGGGCGAACGGCTTGTCAGCATCCTGACGCTCGGCGGGCTGCGGATCACCCAACACACTGTGCTCTGGCGCGGACTGTCCAGAGTAGACATACGGACCATCGTGGACGGCTCCATCGGGCAGGATCACCTGCTGCGGGCCAGGTTTGCCTTCGATCTGCCCGGCACCCTGCCCGTCGCCGAGGTCGGGTTCGCCGCCGTGGGCCGGTCCTTCGGTTTTCCTGACGTTGACGCCGCCGAGCATCTCTGGACGCTCGACAGCCCTGCGCACACCTGGGCCGGGTTGTCGAGCCCGGTTCGGCTGCGGCTCCAGGACCGCCAGGACCATTGCATCGGAGTGGCCGAGGTGGTGGCCGCCGAGGGCGAGCGGCTGGTGCGCGAGCTGCTCGCGGCGTTGGTGGCCAAGGGAGTGACCGCGACCCGCACGCTGCCGGCGGGGCCGCGGTACGGCTCGCTGGACGTCGACTCGAACCTGCCCGATGTGCGGATCGTGGTGGGCGGCAATGCTTTCGCGGACGAGGTTCTGGACAGCGCCGGCGATCCGTACCGGCAGGCGCTGGACCAGCACGGTCGCGTTTTCGTGCCGCCGCTGAGGCCCCGGAGCGAGGTCTGGAAACCCGACGCCGATCTCCGTGGCCCCCGCGACCTGCCGGTGTTGATCGTCACCGACCTCGAGGCGCTGCTCGGCGACCTCGACGACGCGTGCGTGGAGGTGCCGGGCGGGCTCGCGGCAACGCCCGATCCGGCGGTGAATCATTCGGTGGCAGTGGTGAACCGTGGCACGCCAGGGTTTGTCGTCGCTCCCGACGGCACGCTGCACGTCTCGCTGATGCGTTCGTGCAGCGGCTGGCCGTGCGGAGTGTGGATCGACGGCGAACGGCGCACCGCCCCGGACGGCTCCAGTTTCGCCTGGCAGCACTGGTCGCACACCTTTGACCTGAGCCTGGTGTCCGGTGCCGGCGACTGGCGGCGAGCCGGCTTCACCCGCGCCGGTCAGGACGTCAACCACCCCGTGCACGCCCGGCCGGTGCCCAGTGCGCCGGGCGACCTGCCGGCGGAGCTCAGTCTCATCACGGTGTCCCCGCCCGAGGTGCTGCTCACCGCAGCGAAGCCCGCCCCGGAAGACGGCGTCACAGTGCGGGTGTACGAGTCAACCGGCACGCCGGTGACGGCCACCGTCGGTCTGCACGGCGGCGTGTCGGCGGCTTGTCGCACAGATGTCCTGGAGGAGCGAAACACCGGACCATTGACCGTCCATAGTGGATTAGTCCAGGTGGAACTGACCGCTGCCGACGTCGCGACGCTGCGGCTCACTCCTTCCTCCCAGCGGACCGGCTCGGAGGTGGAGTTGGCCCGTACGCAGGAGCCCGTGCAGCCGGTGTTCACCCGCTACTGGCGGCACAACGCCGGGCCTGCGCCGCTCGGCAACCTCCCGACCAGCGTGCACATCGACCCGCGGCTGCACCTGGATCCCGGCGGCACAGCCGAGGTGCGGGTGACGGTCAGCTGTAGCGGCCGTCCCGCGTCCGGCGTCGTCGAACTCGTGATACCGGATGGGCTCGTCGCCGAACCGCCGGCTCGGCTGGACTATGACCTCAAACCCGACGAATTCGCCGAGTTCACGGTGGCCGTGCGCGCCACCGCGCCCGGTCGCCGCCTGCTCGCGGCTCGGATCCGGGACGACCTGGGGCAGGTTCTCGAGGACACGTGTGAGGTCGTCGTTGGTGAACTGCTGGTCGACTTCGTCACCGTGCGGCTGGGCGCGGACGTGCTGGAGCTGGCCCCCGGACAGACCGTCGAACTGCCGGTGCTGGTGGAAAACCAGGCCCAGAGCGAGATCCGGGCCGAGGCCACGCTGATCAGCCCGTACGGCACCTGGTCCGACGACGTGCGGATCGAGCCCAGGACCCAGCCGTTGACGATCGCGGCCGGCGGCACCGCGTCGATCTCCTTCCAGGCAACGGCCTCGAGCACGGCCCGCATCGGTTCGCACTGGTGGGCCTTGGTACGGGTGGTCAGCCACGGCCGGGTCTGGTACACACCGGCCGTGGCCGTGTCAGTGCGGTAG
- a CDS encoding ABC transporter substrate-binding protein, with product MPDNLSRRGFLGLAAGGVVATALAGCGFAPPSSSSSSNTSLTFRWWGGDARNKAYQKALQVFTQQTGIAVTTQYSGYDGYFDKLNTEFAGGNPPDIFQMDTALVSTYAAKGVLTDLSKYVPDTIHLDTLYPAVRAAGTVSGKPYGVPSGSGYAPVLYDKTVLEQLKITPPADGWTWDDFSTITAEISKALGSGKYGALDSSFDDSGALQPWLRQRGKDLYTANGEVGFGPDELTEWFTYWAGLRKSGAITPPDLLANAGEASGTHPLIAGQIAMTTGWGLAQMQPLTQHTLDIVVVPRGKDGKTGQALSGGVLLCIPAKSRNPDGAAKLIDLFVSNPDAIKDMGIQRGFPPSDKALNLLMPSLTAADKRDVTYGQYVAQQVGKEGLPAAPTAPPGYQDVKTALDAAAKQIAFGKVTIADGVSQFFTTAKTALANAK from the coding sequence ATGCCTGACAACCTGTCCAGGAGAGGGTTCCTCGGCCTCGCGGCCGGCGGCGTCGTGGCGACGGCGTTGGCCGGCTGCGGCTTCGCGCCGCCCAGCAGCAGTTCGTCGTCGAACACCTCGCTGACCTTCCGCTGGTGGGGCGGCGACGCCCGCAACAAGGCGTACCAGAAGGCTCTCCAGGTGTTCACGCAGCAGACCGGCATCGCGGTGACCACCCAGTACTCCGGCTACGACGGCTACTTCGACAAGCTCAACACGGAGTTCGCCGGCGGCAACCCGCCGGACATCTTCCAGATGGACACGGCGCTGGTCAGCACCTACGCCGCCAAGGGCGTGCTGACCGACCTGTCGAAGTACGTCCCCGACACCATCCACCTGGACACGCTCTACCCCGCGGTCCGCGCGGCCGGCACGGTCAGCGGCAAGCCCTATGGCGTGCCGTCGGGCTCCGGCTACGCCCCGGTCCTCTACGACAAGACCGTCCTGGAGCAGCTCAAGATCACGCCGCCGGCCGACGGCTGGACGTGGGACGACTTCTCGACCATCACCGCCGAGATCTCCAAGGCGTTGGGTTCCGGCAAGTACGGGGCCCTGGATTCCTCCTTCGACGACTCCGGTGCGCTGCAACCCTGGCTTCGTCAGCGCGGCAAGGACCTCTACACAGCCAACGGCGAGGTCGGCTTCGGCCCCGACGAGCTGACCGAGTGGTTCACGTACTGGGCCGGCCTCCGCAAGAGCGGCGCCATCACCCCGCCCGACCTGCTGGCCAACGCCGGGGAGGCCAGCGGGACCCACCCGCTGATCGCCGGGCAGATCGCCATGACCACGGGCTGGGGACTGGCCCAGATGCAGCCGCTGACCCAGCACACGCTGGACATCGTCGTGGTGCCGCGGGGCAAGGACGGCAAGACCGGCCAGGCGCTCAGCGGCGGGGTGCTGCTGTGCATCCCGGCCAAGAGCCGCAACCCCGACGGCGCGGCCAAGCTGATCGACCTGTTCGTCAGCAATCCCGACGCCATCAAGGACATGGGGATCCAGCGTGGTTTCCCGCCGTCGGACAAGGCGCTGAACCTGCTGATGCCATCACTGACCGCCGCCGACAAGCGTGACGTCACCTACGGGCAGTACGTGGCCCAGCAGGTGGGCAAGGAGGGGCTGCCGGCCGCACCGACCGCGCCGCCCGGCTACCAGGACGTCAAGACGGCGCTGGACGCCGCGGCCAAGCAGATCGCCTTCGGCAAGGTGACGATCGCCGACGGTGTCAGCCAGTTCTTCACCACCGCCAAGACGGCGCTGGCCAACGCGAAGTAG